A genomic region of Peptoniphilus sp. ING2-D1G contains the following coding sequences:
- a CDS encoding dephospho-CoA kinase (Catalyzes the phosphorylation of the 3'-hydroxyl group of dephosphocoenzyme A to form coenzyme A; High confidence in function and specificity) has protein sequence MKQNKNPTPSESFTSEAYSKDLLFNNKKIIALTGSISTGKSTAASIIRDLGFKIIDLDKIGHELYEDREVTDEISIAYGRDFTQKGIFNRKILSKYVFEDTRRLETLNKIMHEKIFEKMIRIIDESEDKIIFVDIPLLIELMEEKNHGLIYDEIWLVYVPREVQIERLMKRDNIEIEEALKKINSQMNIENKVKYADVLLKNDKDISELKKQIYREISRITAE, from the coding sequence ATGAAACAAAATAAGAACCCCACCCCTTCAGAAAGTTTCACATCGGAGGCATACTCAAAAGACTTGTTGTTTAACAATAAAAAAATCATCGCACTGACAGGCAGCATCTCCACGGGCAAATCCACAGCGGCAAGCATAATTAGGGATTTGGGATTTAAAATAATAGACTTGGATAAAATCGGACATGAACTTTACGAGGACAGAGAAGTTACCGATGAAATAAGCATAGCCTACGGGAGGGATTTCACTCAAAAGGGAATCTTCAATAGAAAAATTCTATCTAAATACGTATTCGAAGATACAAGAAGACTTGAAACTTTAAATAAAATAATGCATGAAAAAATATTTGAAAAAATGATCAGAATTATCGATGAATCCGAGGATAAAATAATATTTGTGGACATACCTCTTCTAATTGAATTAATGGAAGAAAAAAATCATGGTTTAATTTACGATGAAATTTGGCTCGTTTATGTTCCGCGTGAAGTCCAGATAGAAAGACTGATGAAAAGAGACAATATAGAAATAGAAGAAGCCTTAAAGAAAATCAACTCTCAGATGAATATAGAGAATAAAGTAAAATACGCCGATGTTTTGCTGAAAAACGATAAAGATATATCTGAACTGAAAAAACAAATTTATAGAGAAATAAGCAGAATAACAGCAGAATAA
- a CDS encoding glutamate synthase (NADPH), homotetrameric (One pathway for the assimilation of ammonia and glutamate biosynthesis involves homotetrameric glutamate synthase which transfers the amide group of glutamine to 2-oxoglutarate to yield two molecules of glutamate. 2 L-glutamate + NADP+ = L-glutamine + 2-oxoglutarate + NADPH + H+; High confidence in function and specificity): MYKILTRNVIAPETVQMSIQAPKIAASALPGQFVIVIADKYSERIPLTICDYDSKKGTVDIVIKIAGDSTRKICDMQVGEYLHDFVGPLGNPSELVHQDLEELKKQNILFVGGGAGIAPVYCQIKWCHLNGVGADVLIGARSEEHLILRKELEDVSRDLYICTDDGSVGRKGVVTDEIADLVENKGIKYDHIIAIGPMIMMKFVCLQTAKYNIKTTVSLNPIMVDGTGMCGACRCKVGGETKFACVDGPEFDGHLVDFELAMTRQRQYKDAKSRKFTQLDQVKPGTPDDFVKQQEAHKLEEELSEQKTEKTDNKSDRFVRIPITNQAPEERIHNFNEVCLGYTEEEAIKEAKRCLNCKNPLCVGGCPVSIDIPGFIKEIANGNFEQAAKVLANYSALPAVCGRVCPQETQCEERCIMGKRGDAIAIGKLERFAADYARHNNINLSNKPVSNGKKVAIVGAGPSGLTCAGELAKMGYEVTIFEALHISGGVLVYGIPEFRLPDEVVNHEVENIKELGVTVNNDVVVGKTVTIDNLIKEGFEAVFIGSGAGLPKFMNIPGEEYNGVFSANEFLTRVNLMRAFEEGYETPVFVGEKTAVVGGGNVAMDAARVAKRLGSDVTILYRRTDAELPARREEIEHAKEEGIRFEMLTAPVELIADENGNVKTVKCIRNKLGEPDASGRRRPVKIEGSEFEEDFQTVIMALGTSPNPLIAKTTNNLETASWGGIITDDFGKTSREEIYAGGDAVTGSATVILAMGAGKTAAAKIDEYLRNKDN, from the coding sequence GTGTATAAAATTTTAACCAGAAACGTGATTGCCCCGGAAACTGTACAAATGAGCATACAAGCTCCAAAAATTGCAGCTTCAGCATTACCGGGACAATTCGTTATTGTTATTGCTGACAAGTATTCAGAAAGAATCCCTCTTACAATTTGTGACTATGATTCAAAGAAAGGAACAGTTGACATAGTTATTAAAATTGCAGGCGATTCAACAAGAAAAATTTGCGACATGCAAGTCGGTGAATATTTGCATGACTTTGTAGGACCACTTGGAAATCCCAGTGAATTAGTTCACCAAGATCTCGAAGAATTAAAAAAACAAAACATTTTGTTTGTGGGCGGCGGCGCAGGTATTGCTCCGGTGTACTGCCAAATAAAATGGTGTCATCTAAACGGAGTGGGTGCAGATGTTTTAATCGGTGCAAGATCTGAAGAACACTTGATTTTAAGAAAAGAACTGGAAGATGTTTCAAGAGATCTATACATATGTACAGATGACGGTTCTGTGGGCAGAAAAGGTGTAGTAACAGATGAAATAGCTGATTTAGTAGAAAATAAAGGCATTAAATACGACCACATCATCGCCATAGGACCTATGATAATGATGAAATTCGTATGTCTACAAACTGCAAAATACAACATAAAAACAACCGTATCTCTTAACCCGATAATGGTAGACGGCACGGGAATGTGCGGTGCTTGTAGATGTAAGGTCGGTGGAGAAACTAAATTTGCATGTGTTGACGGTCCGGAATTTGACGGTCACTTAGTCGACTTTGAATTGGCAATGACAAGGCAAAGACAATATAAAGATGCAAAATCAAGAAAATTCACTCAATTAGATCAAGTTAAGCCCGGAACCCCTGACGACTTTGTAAAACAACAGGAAGCTCACAAACTTGAAGAAGAATTATCTGAACAAAAAACCGAAAAAACAGATAACAAATCCGATAGATTCGTAAGAATACCTATTACAAATCAAGCTCCTGAAGAAAGAATTCACAACTTCAATGAAGTATGTCTTGGATATACGGAAGAAGAAGCTATAAAAGAAGCTAAAAGATGCTTAAATTGTAAAAATCCACTATGTGTAGGCGGATGTCCCGTTTCAATAGATATTCCCGGATTCATTAAGGAAATCGCAAACGGAAACTTTGAACAAGCGGCAAAGGTGCTTGCAAACTATTCCGCTCTGCCTGCGGTTTGCGGTAGAGTTTGTCCTCAAGAAACTCAATGTGAAGAAAGATGTATAATGGGCAAGCGTGGAGATGCTATAGCCATCGGTAAACTGGAAAGATTTGCAGCGGATTATGCAAGACATAACAACATAAACCTAAGCAATAAACCTGTTTCAAACGGTAAGAAAGTAGCCATAGTAGGAGCAGGCCCCTCAGGACTTACCTGTGCCGGAGAACTTGCAAAAATGGGTTATGAAGTTACTATATTTGAAGCCCTTCATATTTCAGGCGGAGTACTTGTATACGGAATTCCGGAATTCAGACTTCCCGACGAAGTAGTTAACCATGAAGTTGAAAATATCAAAGAACTTGGCGTTACGGTAAATAACGACGTGGTAGTCGGAAAAACCGTAACAATAGACAATCTTATAAAAGAAGGCTTTGAAGCTGTATTTATCGGATCAGGTGCCGGTCTTCCAAAATTCATGAATATACCCGGAGAAGAATATAACGGAGTATTCTCTGCAAATGAATTCTTAACAAGAGTAAATCTTATGAGAGCCTTTGAAGAAGGTTATGAAACTCCTGTTTTCGTCGGTGAAAAAACAGCCGTAGTAGGTGGCGGAAACGTTGCAATGGACGCCGCAAGAGTTGCTAAACGCTTAGGAAGCGACGTAACTATCCTCTATAGAAGAACAGATGCTGAACTTCCCGCAAGACGTGAAGAAATCGAACACGCTAAGGAAGAAGGAATCAGATTTGAAATGCTGACAGCTCCTGTTGAACTTATAGCTGATGAAAATGGAAATGTAAAAACAGTAAAATGTATAAGAAATAAACTTGGAGAACCTGATGCATCAGGACGTAGAAGACCTGTTAAAATAGAAGGTTCAGAATTTGAAGAAGATTTCCAAACAGTGATTATGGCATTGGGAACATCTCCAAATCCATTAATAGCCAAGACTACAAATAATCTTGAAACAGCAAGCTGGGGCGGTATAATAACCGACGATTTCGGAAAAACTTCAAGAGAAGAAATTTATGCCGGTGGAGATGCCGTAACAGGATCAGCAACAGTAATACTTGCCATGGGCGCAGGTAAAACAGCAGCCGCAAAAATAGATGAATATTTAAGAAATAAAGACAATTGA
- the polA gene encoding DNA polymerase I (In addition to polymerase activity, this DNA polymerase exhibits 3' to 5' and 5' to 3' exonuclease activity; High confidence in function and specificity), protein MENRILIIDGSSLFFRAFYALPLLKTKKGVYTNAIYGFISMLENAIDKVNPQYVAVCFDMKGKTFRTDIFKDYKGTRQKTPTELEQQFPIVREILKVMNIVTLESPIYEADDIAGTIAEIAKGENYESYLLTGDKDYFQLVDDRVKVLFTKKGITEMNIVSKESIREEYNLTPDQLIDLKGLMGDASDNIPGVPGVGEKTALKLLHEFHTIENLYDNIEKVSGKKLVENLSENKTQAFMSKKLGTIIKNVPLDEGLEDFKLKGYDYPKLYEIYKDFEFNTLIKRLPEEYQRDNTDKTSKNNLIYRSIELKDILKEIKGSESFAFKIVTDGKIYENVLPSHIAIKVEDREPVIFKLSDNISIKDFKEVFESQNIKKIGHDLKEDFMILHYYGIEIHNYTHDTKIAEYILNSTMSDYDINNLSNEYFKYNYKSEEDLLGKGKKRINYSDLNEDELKKYFSFYLNSIYSIGEKQIEKIKEQDMLSLFNDVELPLIEVLSSMEYLGIRTKKSTLDEIGADLDVRISKLENKIYEEAGEEFNINSPKKLGEILFEKLNLPVIKKTKTGYSTSAEVLEKLSPRTEIAGLVLEYRKLAKLKSTYVEGLKELINKGTGRIHSHFNQTVTATGRISSTEPNLQNIPIKTEEGRLIRKAFLASEDHMLVDADYSQIELRVLASVSQDENMIEAFNNDEDIHRRTASQVFNVDFEDVTTDLRSRAKAVNFGIVYGISDYGLSQNLNIPRKVAEDYINRYLEHYKGIKAYMKEEVEKAKKDGYVKTILNRRRYIPELQAKNFNIRAFGERIAINMPIQGSAADIIKIAMVKIYNELKTRKMKSKLILQIHDELIVDAHEDEVKDVENLMRQIMESAVDIAVDLKVDMNTGSSLYETK, encoded by the coding sequence TTGGAAAACAGAATTTTAATTATAGATGGCTCTTCTCTGTTTTTTAGAGCTTTTTACGCTCTTCCGCTTTTGAAGACAAAAAAGGGAGTATATACAAATGCGATTTACGGATTTATTTCCATGCTCGAAAATGCAATTGACAAAGTAAATCCACAATATGTAGCGGTATGTTTCGATATGAAAGGAAAAACCTTCAGAACGGATATTTTTAAAGATTACAAAGGAACAAGACAAAAAACGCCTACGGAACTTGAGCAACAGTTCCCAATAGTTAGAGAAATTTTGAAGGTCATGAATATAGTAACCCTTGAATCTCCCATATATGAGGCTGATGATATAGCAGGTACCATTGCGGAGATTGCAAAAGGCGAAAATTACGAATCCTATTTATTGACAGGAGACAAAGATTATTTTCAATTGGTTGATGACAGGGTGAAGGTTCTTTTCACGAAAAAGGGCATAACCGAAATGAACATAGTTTCAAAGGAAAGCATAAGGGAAGAATACAATTTGACACCGGATCAACTCATAGATTTAAAAGGTTTGATGGGAGATGCTTCCGACAATATTCCCGGGGTGCCCGGAGTCGGCGAAAAAACCGCCTTGAAACTTCTTCACGAATTCCACACGATTGAAAATCTATATGACAACATAGAAAAAGTATCCGGCAAAAAACTTGTAGAAAATTTATCTGAAAATAAAACTCAGGCTTTTATGAGCAAAAAATTGGGAACAATAATAAAAAATGTCCCCCTTGATGAAGGATTGGAGGATTTTAAACTTAAAGGATATGACTATCCCAAACTCTACGAAATATACAAAGACTTTGAATTCAACACTCTTATAAAAAGGCTTCCTGAGGAGTATCAAAGGGATAATACGGATAAGACCTCCAAAAACAATCTCATTTACAGGTCAATAGAGCTTAAAGACATATTAAAGGAGATAAAAGGGTCAGAATCCTTCGCCTTTAAAATAGTTACCGACGGCAAGATATATGAAAATGTCCTTCCATCACACATTGCTATAAAGGTAGAAGACAGAGAACCCGTTATCTTTAAATTGAGTGATAATATTTCCATTAAGGATTTTAAAGAAGTGTTTGAGTCGCAAAATATCAAAAAAATCGGACACGACTTAAAAGAAGATTTTATGATTTTGCATTATTATGGCATAGAAATCCATAACTACACCCATGACACTAAAATAGCTGAATATATATTGAATTCAACCATGTCCGATTATGATATAAACAATCTTTCCAACGAATATTTCAAATACAATTATAAATCCGAAGAAGATTTGTTGGGAAAGGGCAAAAAAAGAATAAATTACAGCGATTTAAATGAAGATGAATTGAAAAAATATTTTTCTTTCTATTTAAATTCCATATATTCCATAGGAGAAAAACAGATTGAAAAAATCAAGGAACAGGATATGTTGAGTTTGTTCAATGATGTGGAACTTCCCTTGATAGAAGTGCTAAGCTCCATGGAATATTTGGGAATAAGGACAAAAAAATCCACCTTGGATGAAATAGGAGCGGATTTAGATGTTAGGATATCAAAATTGGAAAATAAAATTTATGAAGAAGCAGGAGAGGAATTCAATATAAATTCACCGAAAAAACTGGGAGAAATACTGTTTGAAAAATTGAATCTTCCCGTAATTAAAAAAACGAAAACAGGATATTCCACCAGTGCAGAAGTATTGGAAAAATTAAGCCCAAGAACCGAAATTGCGGGACTGGTGCTTGAATATAGGAAATTGGCGAAATTGAAATCCACCTATGTAGAAGGATTAAAGGAATTGATAAACAAGGGCACCGGAAGAATTCACTCTCATTTCAATCAAACGGTGACCGCCACAGGAAGAATTTCATCAACGGAGCCTAATCTTCAAAACATACCTATTAAAACAGAAGAGGGAAGATTAATAAGAAAGGCGTTTCTTGCCTCTGAGGATCACATGTTGGTAGATGCCGATTATTCACAAATAGAACTTCGAGTATTAGCTTCAGTCTCACAGGATGAAAACATGATTGAAGCTTTCAACAATGACGAGGACATACACAGAAGAACGGCGTCTCAAGTTTTCAATGTGGATTTTGAAGATGTGACAACAGACTTGCGTTCAAGGGCAAAGGCTGTAAACTTCGGAATAGTATATGGAATTTCCGACTACGGTTTATCACAAAACTTAAATATTCCAAGAAAAGTTGCTGAAGATTATATAAATAGATATCTCGAACATTACAAGGGAATTAAAGCCTATATGAAAGAAGAAGTTGAAAAAGCAAAAAAAGACGGTTATGTAAAAACTATTTTAAATAGACGAAGATACATTCCGGAATTGCAGGCTAAAAACTTCAACATCAGAGCTTTTGGAGAAAGAATAGCGATTAATATGCCCATTCAAGGCTCGGCGGCAGATATAATAAAAATTGCAATGGTCAAGATTTACAACGAACTTAAAACCAGAAAGATGAAATCCAAACTCATACTTCAAATACACGATGAATTGATAGTGGATGCCCATGAGGATGAAGTGAAGGATGTGGAGAATTTAATGCGACAAATCATGGAATCGGCAGTGGATATAGCGGTGGATTTAAAAGTGGATATGAACACGGGAAGCAGCCTATATGAAACAAAATAA